A single genomic interval of Portunus trituberculatus isolate SZX2019 chromosome 41, ASM1759143v1, whole genome shotgun sequence harbors:
- the LOC123517043 gene encoding uncharacterized protein LOC123517043 isoform X1 encodes MCISATSKKIINTLSQLTFHQLFTVHGFLRSNNCVKQVPLAFVLMSHHRKGDYTQVFKAILDSLPNEANLEDVVCDFEAAIWQAVKECMPDVHLHGCHFHWCQAVYRKLNSLGLSTAYRKRGPLYHLFKRVLALPYLPRRHIHGAFDQLKLQAEQSAQIIQLFDYIETTWFQSATWDVVNWCNFKKLVRTNNDAEGWHRRLNTRAGGSSVPIYKLLKDVLRKEGQFVTTQHQLVAEHILSSCSRKSSKDKQGKLHELWMQYERRELTTGAFLSACVPLVPL; translated from the exons ATGTGTATCTCAGCaacatctaaaaaaataattaacacactTTCACAACTAACTTTCCATCAGCTTTTTACAGTTCATGGGTTTCTTCGATCCAATAATTGTGTCAAGCAGGTGCCTCTGGCCTTTGTCCTGATGAGTCACCATCGCAAGGGTGATTACACACAGGTCTTCAAGGCCATCCTAGATTCTTTGCCAAATGAAGCAAACCTGGAAGACGTTGTTTGTGACTTTGAGGCAGCAATCTGGCAGGCCGTGAAGGAGTGTATGCCTGATGTACATCTGCATGGATGTCACTTCCACTGGTGTCAGGCAGTGTATAGAAAG CTTAACAGCCTGGGCCTGTCAACAGCGTACAGGAAGCGTGGCCCTCTGTATCATCTTTTTAAGAGAGTGCTAGCACTACCATATCTTCCTCGAAGGCACATACATGGGGCATTTGACCAACTGAAGCTGCAGGCAGAACAATCGGCACAAATAATACAACTCTTTGATTATATTGAGACTACCTGGTTCCAGTCAGCCACATGGGATGTCGTCAACTGGTGCAACTTCAAAAAACTGGTGAGAACAAATAATGATGCAGAAGGTTGGCACCGACGATTGAACACCAGGGCTGGAGGTAGCAGTGTACCAATATACAAGCTCCTGAAAGATGTACTGCGAAAAGAAGGACAGTTCGTGACTACGCAGCACCAACTTGTGGCTGAACACATTCTTAGTAGCTGTTCCAGGAAGTCCTCCAAggataaacaaggaaaattgCACGAGTTGTGGATGCAATATGAACGTCGAGAACTGACAACGGGTGCTTTTCTCTCAGCGTGTGTACCTTTGGTACCTTTATAA
- the LOC123517043 gene encoding uncharacterized protein LOC123517043 isoform X2, whose protein sequence is MSHHRKGDYTQVFKAILDSLPNEANLEDVVCDFEAAIWQAVKECMPDVHLHGCHFHWCQAVYRKLNSLGLSTAYRKRGPLYHLFKRVLALPYLPRRHIHGAFDQLKLQAEQSAQIIQLFDYIETTWFQSATWDVVNWCNFKKLVRTNNDAEGWHRRLNTRAGGSSVPIYKLLKDVLRKEGQFVTTQHQLVAEHILSSCSRKSSKDKQGKLHELWMQYERRELTTGAFLSACVPLVPL, encoded by the exons ATGAGTCACCATCGCAAGGGTGATTACACACAGGTCTTCAAGGCCATCCTAGATTCTTTGCCAAATGAAGCAAACCTGGAAGACGTTGTTTGTGACTTTGAGGCAGCAATCTGGCAGGCCGTGAAGGAGTGTATGCCTGATGTACATCTGCATGGATGTCACTTCCACTGGTGTCAGGCAGTGTATAGAAAG CTTAACAGCCTGGGCCTGTCAACAGCGTACAGGAAGCGTGGCCCTCTGTATCATCTTTTTAAGAGAGTGCTAGCACTACCATATCTTCCTCGAAGGCACATACATGGGGCATTTGACCAACTGAAGCTGCAGGCAGAACAATCGGCACAAATAATACAACTCTTTGATTATATTGAGACTACCTGGTTCCAGTCAGCCACATGGGATGTCGTCAACTGGTGCAACTTCAAAAAACTGGTGAGAACAAATAATGATGCAGAAGGTTGGCACCGACGATTGAACACCAGGGCTGGAGGTAGCAGTGTACCAATATACAAGCTCCTGAAAGATGTACTGCGAAAAGAAGGACAGTTCGTGACTACGCAGCACCAACTTGTGGCTGAACACATTCTTAGTAGCTGTTCCAGGAAGTCCTCCAAggataaacaaggaaaattgCACGAGTTGTGGATGCAATATGAACGTCGAGAACTGACAACGGGTGCTTTTCTCTCAGCGTGTGTACCTTTGGTACCTTTATAA